In Silvanigrella paludirubra, the following are encoded in one genomic region:
- a CDS encoding complex I subunit 4 family protein → MIDGVSQWILSLLIIFPLFVAGIILIIPSSVDCRLHKKIALVGTVIEFVLSLHLIKYFVPNSAQFQFSQVLNWLPQSTGIKYVVGVDGLNLILVLLSTVFSIIVMMTVYTSIKTKVKGFLTLFLLLQSGIIGVFVSLDVVLFYVFWELTLIPVYFMIGIWGGKNRVYATLKLFIYGVVGSLLMLVALIFLYYTHSIENNGVYSSNILDLYKTAAALPLTTQSWLFLAVTLAFGIKVPIFPFYTWLPDTYEQAPATYTLMSGVILKLATYGLIRFSVCLFPAAAVYFATPIMILAVIGIIYGALIAWQQKNVRRIMAFSSLSHLGFIVIGIFSLNTIGFQGALYQMLNHAITAGALFILFNFLYEKRGTFNLDEFGGIAKVLPWFAFFFVIAAMGSVALPSTGSFIGEWLILIGSFQANPIVGTVATLGVVFGAIYILWATYKILFGPLDDPENQKLSGLNKFEVIQLTVLSIMIFVLGFASSSILQHTKPTLVNIERSVISNSAYLSELANTQDGVLLPLNKFQTVQNEGVK, encoded by the coding sequence ATGATCGATGGCGTTTCGCAGTGGATTTTATCACTGCTCATAATTTTTCCATTATTTGTAGCAGGTATTATTTTAATAATACCTTCATCAGTTGACTGTCGCCTTCATAAAAAGATTGCTTTAGTTGGAACAGTAATTGAATTCGTGTTGTCATTGCATTTGATAAAATATTTTGTTCCTAATTCGGCGCAGTTCCAATTTTCTCAAGTTTTAAATTGGTTGCCGCAATCAACTGGAATTAAATATGTTGTTGGTGTTGATGGATTAAATTTAATACTTGTTCTTTTATCCACTGTATTTTCAATTATTGTAATGATGACAGTTTACACTTCTATTAAAACAAAAGTAAAAGGTTTTTTAACCTTGTTTCTTTTGCTTCAATCAGGAATAATTGGTGTATTTGTTTCGTTAGATGTTGTTTTATTTTATGTATTTTGGGAATTAACACTTATACCAGTTTATTTTATGATTGGAATTTGGGGCGGAAAAAATCGTGTATATGCAACTCTTAAACTTTTTATCTACGGTGTTGTAGGGAGTTTATTAATGCTGGTTGCTTTAATATTTTTATATTATACCCATTCAATTGAAAATAATGGTGTTTATTCTTCAAACATTCTTGACCTCTATAAAACAGCAGCAGCGTTGCCTTTGACAACACAATCCTGGCTGTTTTTAGCAGTTACTTTAGCATTTGGTATTAAAGTTCCAATATTTCCTTTTTATACTTGGCTCCCTGATACATATGAACAAGCTCCAGCAACATATACATTAATGTCTGGTGTCATTTTAAAACTTGCCACTTACGGATTAATTCGTTTTAGTGTTTGTTTATTTCCTGCAGCAGCAGTTTATTTTGCAACTCCTATTATGATATTAGCTGTAATTGGTATTATTTATGGTGCACTAATTGCTTGGCAACAAAAGAATGTTAGAAGAATTATGGCATTTTCATCATTGAGCCATTTAGGCTTTATTGTGATAGGGATATTTTCTCTAAATACAATAGGCTTTCAAGGCGCTCTTTATCAAATGTTAAATCACGCAATTACTGCGGGCGCTCTCTTTATTTTATTTAACTTTTTATATGAAAAAAGAGGAACATTTAATTTAGATGAATTTGGTGGAATTGCTAAAGTGTTACCTTGGTTTGCTTTTTTCTTTGTTATTGCAGCAATGGGATCAGTCGCTTTGCCAAGTACAGGAAGTTTTATTGGTGAATGGTTAATTTTAATAGGTTCATTTCAAGCAAATCCAATTGTAGGCACTGTTGCTACTTTAGGAGTTGTTTTTGGAGCTATTTATATCTTGTGGGCTACTTATAAAATATTATTTGGTCCATTAGATGATCCAGAAAATCAAAAATTATCAGGTTTAAATAAGTTTGAAGTAATTCAGTTGACTGTATTATCTATAATGATTTTTGTGTTAGGTTTTGCTTCATCTTCTATTCTTCAACATACAAAACCAACTCTTGTAAATATTGAAAGAAGTGTAATTAGCAACTCAGCTTATTTATCTGAACTTGCCAATACACAAGATGGTGTTCTTTTACCTCTTAATAAATTTCAAACAGTTCAAAATGAAGGAGTGAAATGA
- a CDS encoding iron-containing alcohol dehydrogenase: protein MNCFDLLKNTLLNENINLNSESNVPNQVYSKNYFEFENKMEEILSHFFSNNLKDDSVFILCDGNFKSSELNSNISISDVVIKIISKKYNVIYKNLSLESKTDVDNIHASEYFLNHVNHLIKNDKRCKVYIALGSGTITDLLKHSLYLNAPDSIFISIPTAMTVTAFTSSFSVLDIEGAKRTRISKTIHTTIWIEPLLQAAPITLSRAGYGDLLARFVAYGDWYLAYKLKITETYNELAYRLMEVFSAPLKNLSESIGQNILTNDATQIHASALAMAGIAMSLSGETTPLSGYEHVISHALDFLRLTSNRTLVLHGEQVALASLTSAMSIDWFLENTEFDIKKFRSMNEKETEKLINQFLNSAPYYGNQNNINSIDQSKLLEVKKLFIQDYMIKSEKWNKARENFDSFLNELPQIKKHLSNITIRSYEMQKLLENAKLPTYPEITNPPTSALEFRWALRFSPFIRSRFCIADLIFWIGEDTCVVAAI, encoded by the coding sequence ATGAATTGCTTTGATTTATTAAAAAATACTTTATTGAATGAAAATATAAATTTAAATTCAGAATCAAATGTGCCAAATCAAGTTTATTCAAAAAATTATTTTGAATTTGAAAATAAAATGGAAGAGATATTAAGTCATTTTTTTTCTAATAATCTTAAAGATGATTCCGTTTTTATTTTATGTGATGGCAATTTTAAAAGTTCAGAATTAAATTCAAATATTAGTATTTCGGACGTTGTTATTAAAATAATAAGTAAAAAATATAATGTAATATATAAAAATTTATCTTTAGAAAGTAAAACGGATGTTGATAATATACATGCTTCCGAATATTTTTTAAATCATGTGAATCATCTCATTAAAAATGATAAAAGATGTAAAGTTTATATTGCATTAGGAAGCGGTACAATTACAGACCTTTTGAAGCATTCTTTATATTTAAATGCTCCGGATTCAATCTTTATAAGTATTCCAACAGCTATGACGGTAACCGCTTTTACATCTTCTTTTTCTGTTTTAGATATAGAAGGTGCAAAAAGAACAAGAATTTCAAAAACAATTCATACTACAATTTGGATTGAGCCTTTATTGCAAGCGGCTCCTATTACTTTATCTCGTGCAGGTTACGGAGATCTTCTTGCGCGATTTGTTGCATATGGTGATTGGTATTTAGCTTATAAATTGAAAATTACAGAGACTTATAATGAATTAGCATATCGTTTAATGGAAGTATTTTCTGCTCCCTTAAAAAACTTGTCGGAAAGTATTGGTCAAAATATTTTAACAAATGATGCAACACAAATTCATGCATCAGCTCTTGCCATGGCTGGAATCGCTATGTCATTAAGTGGAGAAACAACTCCATTGAGTGGCTATGAGCATGTGATTAGTCATGCACTTGATTTTTTAAGATTAACTTCAAATAGAACTCTAGTTTTACATGGCGAGCAAGTTGCATTAGCTTCATTGACAAGTGCTATGAGCATAGATTGGTTTTTAGAAAACACTGAATTTGATATTAAAAAATTTAGATCAATGAATGAAAAAGAAACAGAAAAACTAATAAATCAGTTTTTAAATTCTGCGCCATATTATGGAAATCAAAATAATATAAACTCAATAGATCAAAGTAAATTATTAGAGGTAAAAAAATTATTTATTCAGGATTACATGATTAAAAGTGAAAAGTGGAATAAGGCAAGAGAAAATTTTGATTCCTTTTTAAACGAATTACCACAAATAAAAAAACATCTATCAAATATAACAATTCGTTCTTACGAAATGCAAAAATTATTAGAGAATGCAAAATTACCTACTTACCCAGAAATAACAAATCCACCTACTTCAGCCCTTGAATTCAGATGGGCTTTAAGATTTTCTCCATTTATTAGATCTCGCTTTTGTATAGCAGATCTTATTTTTTGGATAGGAGAAGATACCTGTGTTGTAGCTGCTATTTAG
- a CDS encoding formimidoylglutamase: MATSVLQFLEPSKIKISNKKETIGLGISNISLLLKNTKNKNNLIKNKYIFIGIPDDRGVIANGGNPGAKDGPDSFRNCFYKLYDTCIRKFNPSTHKPFPPHLDNRDNSTLFSESFFDAGNIILADTIKETHERLASVVEYFLDHEAKMIFVIGGGHDFTYGSYKGHVSSRKNEIIPIVNFDAHFDLRPDDNGIINSGTAFYRIMKDLNANIIGGKGLLEIGIQRDRNPQSLTSFANQNQIQTVEYLALLNVWRDIAHGHAQTPLEHIRDHLDECAALGFDRIKGSVHISLCLDVFDQSIAPGTSASTPFGVQIKDLAQSITFIAKSQTCRVMDIAELCPSRDTLEMTSRLCASLVYRIALLREEYSSRLT; this comes from the coding sequence ATGGCAACATCTGTACTACAGTTTTTAGAACCTTCTAAAATTAAAATATCTAATAAAAAAGAAACAATTGGTTTAGGTATTTCGAATATTTCTTTACTTCTTAAAAATACAAAAAATAAAAACAATTTAATAAAAAATAAATATATTTTTATTGGAATTCCTGACGATAGAGGGGTTATAGCAAATGGTGGAAATCCAGGAGCAAAAGATGGTCCTGACTCTTTTCGTAATTGCTTCTATAAATTATATGATACATGTATTCGAAAGTTTAATCCTAGTACACATAAACCATTTCCACCACATTTAGATAATAGAGATAATTCAACATTATTTTCAGAATCTTTTTTTGATGCTGGAAATATTATTTTAGCAGATACAATTAAAGAAACACATGAAAGATTAGCATCAGTCGTCGAATATTTTTTGGATCATGAAGCAAAAATGATTTTTGTAATTGGTGGTGGTCATGATTTTACTTATGGCAGTTACAAGGGCCATGTTTCATCTCGGAAAAATGAAATTATTCCAATTGTAAATTTTGATGCGCATTTTGATTTAAGGCCAGATGATAACGGAATTATAAATAGTGGAACAGCATTTTATCGTATTATGAAAGATTTAAATGCAAATATAATTGGTGGAAAAGGTTTACTAGAAATTGGAATTCAAAGAGATAGAAATCCTCAATCATTGACTTCATTTGCAAATCAAAATCAAATTCAAACAGTAGAATATTTAGCATTATTAAATGTATGGAGAGATATTGCTCATGGACATGCACAAACCCCACTTGAACATATTCGAGATCATTTAGATGAATGTGCTGCTTTAGGATTTGATAGAATAAAAGGCAGTGTTCATATTTCATTATGTTTAGATGTATTTGATCAATCTATAGCTCCCGGTACAAGTGCATCAACTCCTTTTGGTGTTCAAATAAAAGATCTTGCTCAATCAATTACATTTATTGCCAAATCCCAAACATGTCGTGTTATGGACATTGCAGAACTGTGCCCATCAAGGGATACTCTTGAGATGACATCACGATTATGCGCTTCCCTTGTTTATCGCATTGCACTTTTACGGGAAGAATATTCTTCCAGATTAACTTAA
- the nuoK gene encoding NADH-quinone oxidoreductase subunit NuoK, whose translation MPSLPELGIYFSLLLFITGLFGVMFRKNLIFMMLSVEVMLNAANLAFISASSMTNTIDGQVIMFFVMAVAACEAGIGLALIISLYRAKSSVEIDDLRILRG comes from the coding sequence ATGCCAAGTCTGCCTGAACTCGGTATTTATTTTTCATTATTATTATTTATTACTGGCTTATTTGGAGTCATGTTCAGAAAAAATTTAATATTTATGATGCTAAGTGTTGAGGTTATGTTAAATGCAGCAAATTTAGCATTTATTAGTGCAAGCAGCATGACAAATACAATAGATGGCCAAGTAATTATGTTTTTTGTAATGGCTGTAGCTGCTTGTGAAGCGGGAATAGGACTTGCACTTATTATTTCTTTATACCGTGCGAAGTCAAGTGTTGAAATTGACGACCTCAGAATACTGAGAGGATAA
- a CDS encoding NADH-quinone oxidoreductase subunit J, with amino-acid sequence MITQISFLIMGVMAVFLSALMITRKWPVTSAMLLIVVMMLIAGMYGLLGAHFSAVAQIIVYAGAIMVVFVFVIMLLNLPPEELRYGRITIGELLLTALGFIVALFLGTKVGQGYLISNLNSNSLINARPPYYPASMNENVKNVSALMFTDYLWAFELISFLILVAIVGAIVIAKKAKVSDAKSA; translated from the coding sequence ATGATTACTCAAATATCATTTTTAATTATGGGTGTCATGGCAGTATTTTTATCTGCCTTAATGATAACTAGAAAATGGCCCGTTACCTCTGCAATGTTATTAATCGTTGTTATGATGTTAATTGCTGGAATGTACGGATTGCTAGGCGCTCATTTTTCAGCAGTCGCACAGATTATTGTGTATGCTGGCGCTATTATGGTTGTATTTGTCTTTGTTATTATGCTTCTTAATTTACCTCCTGAAGAACTTAGATACGGTAGAATAACAATAGGTGAATTATTATTAACTGCTTTAGGATTTATTGTTGCTTTATTTCTTGGCACAAAAGTAGGACAAGGCTATTTAATATCTAATTTAAATTCAAATTCTTTAATTAATGCACGTCCTCCATATTATCCTGCATCCATGAACGAAAATGTGAAAAATGTTTCTGCATTAATGTTTACAGATTATTTATGGGCGTTTGAATTAATTAGTTTTTTAATTTTAGTAGCTATAGTTGGCGCAATTGTCATAGCAAAGAAAGCGAAGGTGAGTGATGCCAAGTCTGCCTGA
- the nuoL gene encoding NADH-quinone oxidoreductase subunit L: protein MQEQTLLTLIVLLPLVGALINAFALRAANVGIVCMVATFVVALPFIFSVMLFMGPVIQGNTLTVDLFNWVSVPLVNGKEFNISFGLTVDRLSGIFLLVITGVGSLIHMYSGEYMHHEKRPYRFFVYLNLFIFSMLLLVLGSNMLVTFLGWEGVGVCSYLLIGYWYEDKANSMAAIKAFIANRVGDAGFLIAMFLCYMLFKTINYAELAAIIAASPQTFLAENSVEITLIGLCLLLGVAGKSAQIPLYTWLPDAMAGPTPVSALIHAATMVTSGIYLMNRLSYVLVLSPTVMTTIAIVGAATAIFSATIGFAQTDIKKVLAYSTCSQLGYMVMACGVGAFQYGVSHVVTHAFFKACLFLGAGSVIHALHHEQDIRKMGGLFKKMPITSVTFLIATLAIIGFPGFSGFFSKDAILAAAWAGPFGSPILWLVGWVTAGFTAFYMLRLTWLVFFGACRAEHPDQIHETNFVITIPLIILAVLSIFGGLIAIPEVFTGKADFITSFLSPVLGQAQSIINASGIHATHLSHSMEYGLMGASVLIVFVGALFAIAVYKNGPDGGEKFANAFGPIYRLVRDKWRIDELYELILIRPLAKVGKFLYSFIDKIIIEGVVNGIPETLYTGTSVASDAQSGMARNYLKFIFISVFIFGLILFL, encoded by the coding sequence ATGCAAGAACAAACATTACTTACTTTAATCGTTTTATTACCTTTAGTTGGTGCTCTTATTAATGCTTTTGCATTAAGAGCGGCTAATGTTGGAATCGTTTGTATGGTCGCTACATTTGTTGTAGCGCTTCCCTTTATATTTTCAGTAATGCTATTTATGGGTCCTGTTATCCAAGGAAATACATTAACAGTTGATTTATTTAATTGGGTATCAGTTCCTTTAGTGAATGGAAAAGAATTTAATATTTCATTTGGTTTAACTGTAGATAGACTTTCTGGAATATTTCTTCTTGTGATAACTGGCGTTGGTTCATTAATTCATATGTATTCTGGCGAGTACATGCACCATGAAAAACGTCCATACCGATTTTTTGTTTACTTAAATTTATTTATATTTTCTATGCTATTGTTGGTATTAGGCTCTAATATGCTTGTTACCTTTTTGGGTTGGGAAGGCGTTGGTGTCTGTTCTTATTTACTAATTGGTTACTGGTATGAAGATAAAGCCAACTCAATGGCAGCAATAAAAGCATTTATAGCAAATCGCGTTGGTGATGCGGGCTTTTTAATTGCTATGTTTCTTTGCTATATGTTATTTAAAACGATCAATTATGCAGAGTTAGCAGCTATTATTGCAGCATCTCCACAAACTTTTTTAGCAGAAAATTCTGTTGAAATAACATTAATTGGACTTTGTTTATTATTGGGAGTTGCAGGAAAGTCTGCACAAATTCCTTTATATACATGGCTGCCTGATGCGATGGCTGGACCTACCCCTGTTTCTGCATTAATCCATGCGGCAACTATGGTAACATCTGGTATCTATTTAATGAATAGATTAAGTTACGTTCTTGTTTTAAGTCCTACCGTAATGACAACAATTGCGATTGTTGGTGCAGCTACCGCAATTTTTTCAGCAACTATTGGATTTGCACAAACTGATATTAAAAAAGTTCTTGCTTATTCTACTTGTAGCCAGCTTGGTTACATGGTGATGGCTTGTGGTGTTGGCGCTTTTCAATACGGTGTATCTCATGTTGTTACTCATGCTTTCTTTAAAGCTTGTTTATTTTTGGGAGCAGGAAGTGTTATTCACGCTCTTCATCACGAACAAGATATTCGAAAAATGGGTGGACTTTTTAAAAAAATGCCAATCACTTCAGTTACTTTTTTAATTGCTACTTTAGCAATAATTGGTTTTCCTGGGTTTTCTGGATTTTTCTCAAAAGATGCTATTTTAGCTGCTGCTTGGGCAGGGCCTTTTGGAAGTCCAATATTATGGTTAGTTGGTTGGGTAACAGCAGGTTTTACCGCTTTTTATATGTTACGTTTAACTTGGCTTGTGTTTTTTGGAGCTTGTCGAGCAGAACATCCCGATCAAATTCACGAAACAAATTTTGTAATTACAATTCCATTAATAATTCTAGCAGTTCTTTCTATTTTTGGTGGACTTATTGCAATTCCAGAGGTCTTTACTGGTAAAGCAGATTTTATTACAAGCTTTCTTTCTCCCGTATTAGGTCAAGCGCAATCTATTATTAACGCAAGCGGCATTCATGCAACTCATTTAAGTCATTCCATGGAATATGGATTAATGGGAGCTTCTGTTTTAATCGTATTTGTAGGCGCTTTATTTGCAATTGCTGTCTATAAAAATGGACCAGATGGTGGTGAAAAATTTGCTAATGCATTTGGCCCTATTTATCGCTTAGTTCGTGATAAATGGAGAATTGATGAATTATATGAACTAATTCTTATACGTCCACTCGCAAAAGTAGGTAAATTCCTTTACAGCTTTATAGATAAAATAATAATTGAGGGCGTTGTAAATGGTATTCCTGAAACCTTATATACAGGAACGAGCGTTGCAAGCGATGCTCAATCAGGAATGGCAAGGAATTATCTCAAGTTTATATTTATTAGTGTGTTTATTTTTGGGTTAATTCTATTTCTTTGA
- a CDS encoding NADH-quinone oxidoreductase subunit N, which yields MSADFMMTQLQETIKTAIQTRLWSDILPPASFYFLSLPILLLLVGGLVTMLLGVFKTDPDKPCYPSWYVAVFVSFAAAVFAIFSKISTPKAFLGSGVLIDDISRMSFIVIAIGTLFTLMASSMTKIGKQLLRSELLTLILFSSAGLMVMCAAGEFLSFFVGLELTSISLYVLVGYQRRTLQGMEASIKYFILGAAAAAMLLMGAALIYASIGSLRFADFRLLNISFSNPFGLAGVLLIFSGLAFKLAIAPFHSWAPDVYQGANSHLTGYMASLVKFSVAIVILRILSVSFGDGEKTGLIIVFWIFGAVSIAVGSLFGLVHNSIKRILAYSSVANAGYFCLAFASLAADPTSLESKQSLMSYAVIYAVLSMGAFTVISWLEDSNREDLLKEELAGIGSKKPFAAVTLSVFLFGFAGIPPIAGFFGKFFLLLSALNQGFIGLSIILVLFSCLSLYYYLSIMAEMWFKPATRYSAQSNQSEETNSGMKAVSFIAAFAAIVIGIMGPRWAINLNYTQASEKNMRIVNTANSVHNNANSKNENVISNPK from the coding sequence ATGTCAGCAGACTTTATGATGACTCAACTCCAAGAGACCATTAAAACAGCGATTCAAACTCGTTTATGGAGCGATATTTTACCTCCAGCATCGTTTTATTTTTTATCTCTTCCTATTTTATTATTATTGGTTGGTGGTTTGGTAACAATGCTATTAGGTGTTTTTAAAACAGACCCTGATAAACCATGTTACCCTTCATGGTACGTTGCTGTATTTGTTTCTTTTGCTGCAGCGGTTTTTGCTATTTTTTCAAAAATTTCAACACCAAAAGCTTTTTTAGGAAGTGGTGTTTTAATTGATGATATTTCGAGAATGTCTTTTATTGTAATTGCTATTGGAACATTGTTTACTTTAATGGCATCATCAATGACTAAAATTGGTAAACAATTATTACGTTCTGAGCTACTTACTCTAATTTTATTTTCATCTGCTGGTCTCATGGTAATGTGTGCCGCAGGAGAATTTTTAAGTTTTTTTGTTGGATTAGAATTAACAAGTATTTCACTTTATGTTCTTGTTGGTTACCAACGAAGAACACTTCAAGGTATGGAAGCTTCTATTAAATATTTTATTTTAGGAGCCGCAGCAGCAGCTATGTTATTAATGGGTGCCGCTTTAATTTATGCAAGTATTGGTTCGTTACGTTTTGCAGACTTTAGGTTGTTAAATATTTCTTTTTCAAATCCTTTTGGATTAGCAGGCGTTCTTCTCATTTTTTCAGGACTTGCTTTCAAACTTGCCATTGCCCCTTTTCATTCCTGGGCTCCCGATGTTTACCAAGGTGCAAACTCTCACTTAACGGGCTATATGGCTTCTTTAGTTAAGTTTAGTGTTGCTATTGTTATTCTAAGAATTTTAAGTGTAAGTTTTGGAGATGGTGAAAAAACTGGTCTTATTATTGTTTTCTGGATATTTGGGGCTGTTTCTATTGCTGTAGGATCTTTATTTGGTCTTGTTCACAATAGTATTAAGCGGATTTTAGCTTATTCTTCTGTAGCAAATGCCGGTTACTTTTGTTTAGCATTTGCGTCTTTAGCTGCAGATCCAACAAGTTTAGAGTCTAAACAATCTTTAATGTCATATGCTGTTATTTACGCTGTATTAAGTATGGGGGCATTTACCGTAATTTCATGGTTAGAAGATTCAAATCGTGAAGATCTTTTAAAAGAAGAGTTAGCGGGAATAGGTTCAAAAAAACCTTTTGCAGCAGTTACATTAAGTGTGTTTCTTTTTGGATTTGCTGGTATTCCACCTATTGCAGGATTTTTCGGTAAATTTTTTCTTTTACTATCTGCACTAAATCAAGGATTTATTGGTCTATCCATTATTTTAGTTCTATTTAGCTGTCTTTCATTATACTATTATTTGTCTATTATGGCTGAAATGTGGTTTAAGCCAGCTACTCGGTACTCTGCGCAAAGCAATCAATCTGAAGAAACAAATTCAGGAATGAAAGCGGTTTCTTTTATTGCTGCTTTTGCTGCAATTGTAATTGGTATTATGGGACCACGTTGGGCAATTAATTTAAATTATACTCAGGCATCTGAAAAGAATATGCGTATTGTTAACACAGCAAATAGCGTTCATAATAATGCAAATTCAAAAAATGAAAATGTGATCTCAAATCCTAAATAG
- a CDS encoding NADH-quinone oxidoreductase subunit A yields MEQSVYYVGMNPYLPILLILIFGLALGLGVSGVSLFLGPKKPNSSKLEVYECGLPVTSSAENRFSIKFYLTAILFILFDIETIFMYLWSTAFDYLGWFGIVEVGIFIATLSIGYIYVLKRGALRWD; encoded by the coding sequence ATGGAGCAATCCGTTTATTATGTTGGCATGAATCCATATTTGCCAATATTGCTCATATTAATTTTTGGGCTTGCACTTGGTCTTGGTGTCAGTGGCGTATCACTCTTTCTTGGTCCTAAAAAACCAAATTCAAGTAAACTAGAAGTTTATGAATGTGGTTTGCCGGTTACAAGTTCTGCTGAAAACCGCTTTTCAATCAAATTTTATTTAACAGCGATATTATTTATTCTTTTTGATATTGAAACAATATTTATGTACCTTTGGTCAACTGCGTTTGATTATTTAGGTTGGTTTGGAATTGTTGAAGTTGGTATTTTTATCGCAACTTTATCAATTGGCTATATTTATGTGCTTAAACGCGGCGCACTTCGCTGGGATTAA
- a CDS encoding complex I subunit 1/NuoH family protein yields MIEISFTQIISTILLMLLGIAVGAQVAPIMSWVERRQCAIIQRRLGPNRVGFFQFRLLGLGQPIADAIKLLFKEDFVPPYVHKAFYVLAPVVPVATGLAVTVAIPWGSHVVVNNQIINLQAVNLNSGFLLIFALSSLAVYGVTLAGWSSNNKYSLLGGLRASAQMVSYEVAMGLSIIPLVFIWGTLDLQTMITKQSEILWGFLPNWGFIHAPISFFVFIVTIFAETNRLPFDLAESEGELVAGFLTEYGAMRWSLFFLGEYSMMFVMCVLTVSLFFGGYELPWLSQHYLLEILNPQVGEVLARWILLPLGIIVLLTKVILLMWIFVQVRFTIPRFRYDQLMKLGWIYLLPIALINLIITAIVTAIVKFH; encoded by the coding sequence ATGATAGAAATTAGTTTTACTCAAATTATCAGTACTATTCTTCTTATGCTTCTTGGCATAGCAGTTGGTGCTCAAGTTGCTCCTATAATGAGTTGGGTTGAGCGCCGTCAATGCGCAATTATTCAAAGGCGATTGGGCCCAAATCGTGTCGGATTTTTTCAATTCCGCTTATTAGGTTTAGGACAACCCATTGCAGATGCAATAAAACTTTTATTTAAAGAAGATTTTGTACCACCTTATGTTCACAAAGCATTTTATGTTCTTGCGCCCGTTGTTCCTGTAGCAACAGGATTAGCTGTTACTGTTGCGATTCCATGGGGAAGTCACGTTGTTGTAAATAACCAAATTATAAATCTACAAGCTGTAAATTTAAATTCAGGTTTTCTTCTTATTTTTGCTCTTTCATCATTAGCTGTATATGGCGTTACTTTAGCTGGATGGTCTTCAAATAATAAATATTCTTTATTAGGTGGACTTCGTGCATCTGCGCAAATGGTAAGTTATGAAGTTGCTATGGGATTGAGTATTATACCTCTTGTATTTATTTGGGGTACTTTAGATTTACAAACAATGATTACAAAGCAATCTGAAATACTTTGGGGATTTTTGCCAAATTGGGGATTCATTCATGCCCCCATTTCATTTTTTGTTTTTATTGTTACTATATTCGCTGAAACAAATCGTCTCCCATTTGACTTAGCTGAAAGTGAAGGAGAGCTTGTTGCTGGTTTCTTAACAGAATATGGAGCAATGCGCTGGTCTTTATTTTTTCTTGGCGAATATTCAATGATGTTTGTAATGTGTGTATTAACTGTTTCCTTATTTTTTGGTGGATATGAGTTACCATGGCTTTCTCAACATTATCTACTTGAAATATTAAATCCTCAAGTTGGTGAAGTTTTAGCAAGATGGATTTTATTACCACTTGGTATTATCGTATTATTAACAAAAGTAATTTTGTTAATGTGGATATTTGTTCAAGTTAGATTTACTATTCCTCGTTTTCGCTATGATCAACTCATGAAATTAGGTTGGATATACCTTCTTCCAATTGCACTTATTAACCTTATTATTACAGCAATTGTTACAGCGATTGTTAAATTTCATTAA